The following coding sequences lie in one bacterium genomic window:
- the queF gene encoding preQ(1) synthase: MPKNKFGLTLLGRKVLKPSGKLEAFPNQNRGRDYRVILETEEFTSLCPITGQPDFGAITVSYIPDRLVVESKSLKLYLWTYRNKGVFHEAVVNQILDDLVKAVQPRQMLVTGNFRVRGGIAITVAAEYPGKNN, translated from the coding sequence ATGCCCAAAAACAAATTCGGCCTGACCCTTTTGGGCCGCAAGGTGCTCAAGCCCTCGGGAAAGTTGGAAGCCTTCCCCAACCAGAACCGCGGGCGCGATTACCGGGTGATACTGGAAACCGAAGAATTCACCTCCCTCTGCCCCATCACCGGGCAGCCGGACTTCGGCGCCATCACCGTCAGCTACATCCCGGACCGGCTGGTGGTGGAATCCAAATCACTCAAACTTTACCTGTGGACCTACCGCAATAAGGGCGTATTTCACGAGGCGGTGGTCAACCAGATCCTGGACGACCTGGTGAAGGCTGTCCAGCCCCGTCAAATGCTGGTGACGGGCAATTTCAGAGTACGGGGCGGCATAGCCATAACCGTGGCGGC